The window CACACAAAAAATCTACCCCCTCTGGGCCTCCCCTTGTAGTATCTCGATTAATGCCACTTTCAGAAGAGCTTTCATTTAAAGCCCGAGTGCTTCTCGGTATCCATCTACCAGCCCTTATCGAACTATTTTCTGATTTCACCCAAAAGCTCCCAAATTGTTACATTCAAAAGCTTTGTTGGCACTCCAAAAGACACCCTTAATCCTCTAGCATTAATGTCTTTCTTTCACCCAAATTTTCTCTTCAATTACATCTAAAAACTAATTACAACATAATCTTACAATTATGACTAACGagaacaaccaaacaaaatggGTTTAGTCAAATCCCGCTAAAACTATGAAACAAACAAGAATTAATAACCAAGAGTGAAAGGGTTACCGGACACCGGCGTCACCGACGATCCCAATCGCCATTCCGGCGGAGAGGCCGGCCAGACCGCAAGCAAGGCCAGATGACAAGTGAGCATACCCATCAAACAGATAATAAGATTTGGCCTTTGGGTTGATCCCGGTACTAATAATCACAGCTATGATAAGCCCATAGATCCCGAGCACTCCAGCCATAACCACCGGAACGATCGATTTCATCACGAGCTCCGGCCGCATCACTCCCATGGAGGCCACGCCCACGCCGCTCTTCGCCGTCCCATAGGCGGCGCCCATGCCTGCGAAATCATGAGAAATTCGAATCGAAAGATCAAAACTTTGAGGAAAATAAACGAAATTGAAAAGCTTTGAAGAAATCAAATGAGATTACAGGAGAAGACGAGGGCTGCGGCGGCGCCGAGGAAGCCGAAGAAGGGAGCGGTTTCGTCGCCGCTGAAGGTAGAAGAAGCCATGTATCCCTGACTTTGTGTGAGTGGGGGTGCTTGGGTTGCGCGTGCGAATCTGAGGTTTGGATGAAGACGACGAAGCTCTGTTTTCAGTTGTACGATAATGAATCGAATTCTGTCTGGGGAttttagagagggagagagagagttgaattGTAGGAGGACGGTTGATTTTTATTAGAGTGGTTCGCGGCTCGCGGTAACTTATCGTTGCAAGTTTGCAACCAGCTCTTTACCAATCACACCTtccaaataaaacaattaaaaataagacaaaacttGGCTGCTTCAGATAAGATAGTACAATTCAAAAGGAAAATGGTGTATAACCTCCACTTCAACTTTCCATACTGCACAAAAtttgccaaaaacaaaaagaaatatctTCCAATTTTTTCTTCATGTTGGAAGACGCCAAAATAATAGGTGGATACTCCACACCTCCAATTTTCCATTTtacaaaaaatctacaaatgaaaaTCCTGCTCAATTTCCATTTTGTTTGGCTATTTTATCTTGTGAAAATGCATGAAAATTTGTTGTTGATTCCTACAAACAAAAAGTCAAGCAGCTAAATATGTAATAGGATCAACATTTTCTACACATCCAtatttgtttgggcccaaaataatattgttgggccgagtgtaggtTTGTGCTTGGCCTAAATCCGTGTCAAAAATACTATGGGCTGCCTGATGATTCCGGGCCATTTAGCAaggatggtcgagtcctattgcaagaaggAGTAGTTTAGATAAGCAAagagggtcgaggaagtcctggtgcaattaggattctcgaccaacaatgaataaagccccaaaagggggtgagttcaaagtcctaatgggagtagggttgttTGAAGCAAAGTTAGAACGAAGCAAgaactcccaatccagataagagtttaatttgatctcaagaaggagttggtgctataaatacaagaaatcaagCAACAATTGGGGACCGcgaattcaacacacaattgccttgcgcaaaacctctcaaacagcttgagatttttattttttttttctcgccgacacaccttcagtttggataaatagcactgtgaaggcaaccggcgaacaccttcagtttggataaacaacactgttgtcgtagaatcagccgactgaGGAGCACcattagtttggataaacagcactgtgtcgaggccgactggttacctatccaagtctcggccgagaagggttttcgaatccttattggcagaggtcaccttattagccttttcggcgaagtaaggtgttacgagctATGACATTCGATCGCAATCGCAAggtaaagaagtcagcaacgcgctcaacgccacatcaacaaattttactcctcggccgagcttggccgacgagttggcacgccccgcattcaaccgaatgacttagttagcttattagttgcTCGGCCTGCATGTcgcgtaggttttgtaatttttagggtcaacattttggcacgcccagtgggaccttgTGCTAgaacttcggagttcatgaccattgagacacagTCCATAAAAAAGAgaacaatcatgggaaagtcaacaactgacttaccaatgcaaggccttgggcaagATTTGCCTCAGGCGAAAAATTCGATCATTGTTGCGCTGCCCAAGGCTACAAGTGCGACACGTCGAGATAATGAAATCTGTCTCGGCGAACAGCCTCGCAACCCAGAAGTTCCCAACCAAACGGCAGGCATTTTCGTTGAAGGAATAGTGGAAGATTGCGAcgaagatggtggggaaggttctgatccgccaactaggtcgtttcttcggAGACGACTCAATGAACAATATCGACAGGTCTAGCAGTCGATTGGccaaaaaatgaatgatttactaAACGCAATATGAAGCAACAGTGACACACAGACCAGgatgcttgaactattggtcaGTAAAGCTTTCGAAGATGGCTATATTGGCCAACCTCGGCAGCCTTCTTTTACAAATGTTCCAGTACAAGCTGAGAAAAGGTTCGCTCGGCTACAACCAATTGACTTAGAGAAAAGAGGCAGATCAGGCAATAGATCTGACGGACCGaaccaagaagaagaagcagcatcCGTCAATATGATCGAGGTCCAAAGTATGATCGACTCTGCCCTAAAAAAAAGGCTGAAGTTCCCAAAGTTCATCCACCTGTACCCAACTTATGTAGAAAGGTTCGAATACCCTAGGGGCTTCAAGATCCCCGATTACAGTCTGTTCGCCTAAGAATCGTCCTTATCCTCTTTAGAACATGTAGCTAGGTTCACGGCGCAATGTGGAGACGTCAATAgtgacttccataaactacgGTTGTTCAACTTTTCACTGACAAGGTCAGCTTTCGCTTAGTACATTAATCTCCCACCAAACTCCGTCCAGAGTTGGGAGGAATTGGTtgagaaattccatgaacaattctatcgaccagggatggaaatgtccgTTTCATCATTGGCTAAGATGGCTAAAGCGTCTAACAAATCcccaatggaatacttaacaaggttcaaatcggccaggaattggtgccaaGTACCTCTtcctgaagttgaattcgtcagGATTGCCCTAAACGGCttggacgtggaatacaaaaagaagtttccgggggcaaatattcgagatatgtatgaacttgctcaacacgttgagcagtatgattatttgctccgagaGGAAAAAATATCGAAGTCAGCATCCCGAGGAACATTAtataagaatcccacggttagctatgcaTTGGCCGAAAATGAGGACCCCTAGTATGCCAGTGTGGACGTGGCTGAAATAGTGATAGATAAACCTTACATTTGCAAGGCGTTAGCTCAAGTTAGTCCCAAAGACGCCAAGACCCGCTCAGCCGCCGAGGAGATGAGTAAAACATCGAAAGTTTACACTTTCAATATCACCAAagccgatgcaattttcgaccaATTGTTGGTAGCAAAGATCATCAAACTTCGGCCAGGACATAACAACCCTAAGGTCGAGGAATTGAGGGGCAAAacatattgcaagtaccataattcaaacaagcatGTTACCAATAATTGCGTTGTGTTCCGAGACGTGATTCAAAATTGGATCGAGAAGGGTAAGCTAAAATTCCCGGAGAAACAGATGGCAGTCGACGTCAATCCCCTCGACAACAATTGGTATGATGGATGCTCAtctccctaaaaacaaaggaaaagggaaggccgaatacgtcCCGGTGTAGCATGTCCGTAAGCAGAATGGTCAACCAAGACTGAAGAttgatttgttttcaaatgcaccacctacGGAGCCCTCAAGGCCGACCATCGATGAACCTATGTCAGGTTCTAGTTCCGAAGAAACTCATGAATCAATGATTTTAtgcgaccattgtaaaacacaaGTGGAACCTAAAAAGAGGACATCTTCGGCACCAACTTCAGGCTCACCATCCACAACCACTACAAAACTGCCAAAGGAACTCAGTGACAGTTCACGACGCCAAGTGTTTGAGAGACTCGGCCCACAGGTACAAGCAAAAGACCCAGCACCAGTCAGACTGCGTCTTGACTTGACGCACCATTCTATAATGaagattattactcgcgcaatgccAGCAGTTCGGGTTCGTCAGTCGATCGAAAAACCTTCAAACCACCCAGGCCACGAGACCAACGTTGGTGCAATTACAATTCTCCAACCGGCCTATATACGGCGTtatctaaatctcaaaaacattttcgttagcggatagattgcatggctcgacgACAAGAAGCGCAGGCCAACTCGGCTACATAGTGGCAGCCAAAAGAGGCCGTACGAAATGTTGACGatcggccaaccccgactatcatgaccgaatTACTTGAAGGAAAAAAGACAGCTACTCATGActttgaaaccaccattgaagagtccGAGAAACGCATCAAGCTCCTTCTTTGGCCTGGGGAGATGAGAGTTCGTCTCGAGCATTTtagacaagaggccgaaaggaaactttctccgcTACCACCGTTGGAACTGTTAGTCAAAGTACGGCGCAATCTGCACCTTTCATTCCTCAGTGAATCCTTGGAGTACATAcgggaatttcataagaaatattccgccaatgacttatacggactacccaaggcatgtcaagaagccctcgacctagcactaacttgccctgatgccgagcaaattatccaaaaAACTTTCGATCCAGCAATGAAAGTTAAGTTCCAGCATATACGTGAGGCTCGGGTCCTCAGCTTTGAGGTCGACCCTTACACAAATATCAACACCGCCAAATTACCCTTTtcactcgaagaccttcagcatttgcAATATCATTTTGAGGTTTTCTCGGCTATATCTCTTTTTGGCCTTACGGACGATGAGGAAAATCGAATGGCGCGTTTAAACACATACCTGGACACAAGGAACGCCCGCATCGCCTACGAAAAACGTGCCCGTAATGTACTACAAAAACGAAATAAATCTTCGGCAATAAACGCGCTCGAGGAAGATAACCAGGATATGATAGATTCAGTTCATATGCCTCAGGAGCAGGTTCATACCGAAGCTCTAAATAGTTCAATTGAAAACATTCCAACGATCGATGCTACGTCTACTAGTCTGGAAGACGACGACCAAGACCCGATGGGCTCTTCGGTCCTCgagcattgataggagcatattcatgcgacttaaatggcttgttctcgtgcatttacgttatgtttctctagttattttagtcctttatgcttcttttgtgtgttttcaggttctaagggcttagggagcaagaaagtgcattttgaggctatttggagcatttttgtgcatgaattggatagcttaatcatggagcaaagaggatggacgaaattgaagccttgtatgctctttggggacatcaaacaaagggcctagcccaatcaaacaaatcctttgagccatggaaaacctctagcccaatcaaacacattatgccatacaaaccaacctattttaggcccattctatgtacttaaaccctagccctttaaactagttcatttatcacttatcaaaccattcacttatcactcaccacatatcattcacttatcacttaacatatcattcatttatttcacttccatactcctcttaattccacatgcattctcacacatgcacatcattcgctcacatttccaccattcattctttattccacaaacaagtcacatgcattcacacatcaacaaaacaacttcaatgccgtgggttcccatttcctttccaaacatctcacatgcatttccaccttcctacttcatcatttcaccacattctccctctttaactcacatgcattcatcataattcacaacacaaaacagccaacacatgcaccaaaaccttcaatgccgtgagttccctttgaaattccagcatcttcacatgcttttctagctttccctttcatttccaccactcattcttcatcatttcagccacctacatgcattaattattaatatcttcatcattgcatccagaaaatgagcaagaaagcttcccaaacacatgcatacacacactattttcagcacacacatgcaattccaacatcaatgccgtgcactccatttgctttccagattttcacatgtgtcctagctgttttctcatcattcctccacacaaacacattaaacaaacagccatttacacctccactcctcctataaatacccttgcattcattcatttaagaaggatctcattttcatacacaacacaccacaaacacttccatcttctccctagccgtgagtctctccattttctgcaccattcccttccctttctcctccatttcttccatttccataatcccccaatccattcaacacaccaacaacatcccttagtccttgtgctacaacgaagacgaagagaagagggcttaaacgttcatacaattcacgtttgagttgttggaatgtttacgcgtttctttgatttcaatgtttaaattcaattctctttgttttgtaatatgaggaatggaagagaagagtgcctaaacgttcatacaattcaagtttgagttgttggaatgtttaggtgtttctttgatttcaaagttatgaggaactaaaccctttttggctaggggtgatttcaataccatgattatttatgtgatatgaattgatgaattccggttatgaactcttgattcgtgaatgcaattggcttaactatttgatgattaacttatttgtgtttgttgattgagggtcgacacttaattagcatgcatgaatatgtggctaaagtttaagaaggtttcacataatcgttactaacttatacttgaaggtagtgaaggtcgcttgtcacgatcgcgttaagtttaattcttagcatgagtaacatgatgtcatagttgcaaatgctttgtcaatgcttatggttttcattattcttaatgatcttcgattgtatctctattatgatgacatgtagggaacttttgagaatgttttgggttgtcgaatgatgccatccaatccaataatataaggaaaatctgagggttaactagtgatgtcacggttaatttggggcattgtcgttcataattcaatgaaggaataactggaaattgattcatatgcataaatatcatgtgtagagaaagaacccttagctagcttcccatccattcatttccgtcaaatccatatttacaatttgttttgtttccaagtattcattttaatttaaattcgtccaaatccaattcccccctatttcgttgaagtcttaatcatttgatttgtcttattttatgtttttaagtatttggagtcttttgaacttgttttgagtcttttagtttgtcttagtgttttaaaagttagttttaaagccattctgagtcatagtagtcttgttaagagtattttaatttagtttttatgtttttaagtcaatttagaaggttttagcaagccctcctaatccccggtctagaacgatccctcacttatccattctactacaattgtcaaacgagggtttaatttgagtgtcaagtaaatctcgcatcaagcatatggagatcagtatggtccatgTCCTACCGGCTGAGTTCCAACCAAGCACCCATCAGTCGAATTTCTTGGATGGGGACGTCACTGCCGAAAAAGCAACACAAGTGGATTTCATCGCTACTGACGACGATAGGGAAGTCAGTAAAGGCGAAAACCTTAAGGCAGCCTTGGCTGAATTGTTTCCCTGTtccccctcggttaatctccaacatctaaagccgttatacgtcacggctcatattgaaggatatcccatttctaaggtgtttgtcgactgcggagccacagtcaacattatgccgatTTCCGTCATGAAGGTATTACGTTGTTCCAATGACGAGCTTATCCTATCAGGGATAACGATGAACAGCTTCATCGGCGACAAGTCTTAAACCAAAGGAGTGCTCCCGTTAGAAGTCGGTCGTCAccacatgacggcattctttataattgactcaaagaCTGACTATAATGCATTGCTCGGTCGCaattggatccaccaaaccagttgcattccttccttactataccaagttctcatcttttgggacggCAAATCGATCATAGTGCACC of the Pyrus communis chromosome 1, drPyrComm1.1, whole genome shotgun sequence genome contains:
- the LOC137737576 gene encoding V-type proton ATPase 16 kDa proteolipid subunit-like, whose protein sequence is MASSTFSGDETAPFFGFLGAAAALVFSCMGAAYGTAKSGVGVASMGVMRPELVMKSIVPVVMAGVLGIYGLIIAVIISTGINPKAKSYYLFDGYAHLSSGLACGLAGLSAGMAIGIVGDAGVRANAQQPKLFVGMILILIFAEALALYGLIVGIILSSRSGQSRAD